Proteins co-encoded in one Candidatus Tectomicrobia bacterium genomic window:
- a CDS encoding COX15/CtaA family protein, with translation MPHPYSGASPAGGGWAHRLALLTLGATLLLITVGALVTSLGAGLAVPDWPTTFGYSMFAYPWSKMVGGILFEHSHRLMGSLAGILTILTAALLLWRDERRWMRALGVGALALVILQGVLGGLRVVLLKLDLAMVHACTAQLFFGLMAGIALFTSRAWRRDDEGPAASPALVRLASLAAAALFIQTALGAHLRHTGEWPDGHLMFSVIASAAVLWTSARALHECGGHPGVRRAAHLMWIILLAQILLGLGAFIGKYTEWADALVPYGYVIALTAGHVAGGSLLFACSVVLAIWLRRLRAAAPEAVGSFPRHVTA, from the coding sequence ATGCCGCATCCGTATTCGGGCGCCTCCCCCGCGGGAGGCGGCTGGGCTCACCGCCTGGCCCTGCTCACGCTGGGCGCCACCCTTCTCCTCATCACGGTGGGGGCGCTGGTGACCAGCCTCGGGGCCGGGCTGGCCGTCCCGGACTGGCCCACCACCTTCGGCTACAGCATGTTCGCCTACCCCTGGTCCAAGATGGTGGGGGGGATCCTGTTCGAGCACTCCCACCGGTTGATGGGCTCGCTCGCCGGCATCCTCACCATCCTCACCGCGGCGCTCCTCCTGTGGCGCGACGAGCGCAGGTGGATGCGCGCCCTGGGCGTGGGGGCCCTGGCGCTGGTGATCCTCCAGGGCGTGCTGGGGGGCCTGCGGGTGGTCCTCCTGAAGCTCGACCTGGCGATGGTCCACGCATGCACGGCGCAGCTTTTCTTCGGCCTGATGGCCGGGATCGCCCTGTTCACCTCGCGGGCGTGGCGGCGGGACGATGAGGGCCCCGCCGCGAGCCCGGCTCTGGTCCGGCTGGCCTCGCTCGCCGCGGCCGCCCTCTTCATCCAGACCGCCCTGGGCGCCCATCTCCGCCACACCGGGGAATGGCCCGACGGCCACCTGATGTTCTCGGTGATCGCCTCGGCGGCCGTGCTGTGGACCTCGGCGCGGGCGCTCCACGAGTGCGGCGGCCATCCCGGGGTGCGCCGGGCCGCGCACCTCATGTGGATCATTCTCCTGGCCCAGATCCTGCTCGGACTGGGGGCCTTCATCGGCAAGTACACCGAGTGGGCCGACGCCCTCGTGCCCTACGGGTATGTCATCGCCCTCACCGCCGGCCACGTCGCGGGGGGCTCGCTTCTGTTCGCCTGTTCGGTCGT